A stretch of Lysinibacillus agricola DNA encodes these proteins:
- a CDS encoding S66 family peptidase, with amino-acid sequence MRIPNKLTVGDEIRIIAPSRSAAIITVEGAEQTKKKLGELGFTVSYGRHIFECDLQNSTSIEHRVADIHDAFHDENVKAVLTVIGGFNCNEVLPYLDYDMIANNPKIFCGFSDITASATAITKKCGFITYSGPHFSSFRMEQAQDYQLIYFQQCLMNNTPYTIKASSVWSDDAWYLDQHNRHFEAASWKVYSDGKASGQLYGGNLCTLNLLQGTPYMPDLSNSILFVEDDELVNPEIFARDFTSSVMANNTAGVALYEKMGFEIEGTKRHSLYVDGEYMDEYYMSKLL; translated from the coding sequence TTGCGTATTCCGAATAAATTAACAGTAGGTGATGAGATACGTATTATCGCACCTAGTCGTAGTGCAGCAATTATTACAGTAGAAGGCGCTGAACAAACAAAGAAAAAGCTTGGAGAGTTAGGCTTTACGGTATCCTATGGGCGTCATATTTTTGAATGTGATCTTCAAAATTCAACATCGATTGAGCATCGAGTTGCTGACATTCATGATGCCTTTCACGATGAGAATGTAAAGGCTGTATTAACAGTCATCGGTGGTTTTAACTGTAATGAGGTATTACCCTATTTGGATTACGACATGATTGCAAATAATCCAAAAATATTTTGTGGTTTCAGTGATATCACAGCTTCAGCAACAGCTATTACAAAAAAATGTGGATTTATAACGTATTCAGGTCCTCATTTTTCTAGCTTTCGTATGGAACAGGCACAAGACTATCAGCTAATATATTTTCAACAATGTTTAATGAACAATACACCATATACGATTAAAGCATCAAGCGTTTGGAGTGATGATGCATGGTATTTAGATCAGCATAATCGTCATTTTGAAGCAGCTAGCTGGAAGGTGTATTCTGACGGAAAAGCAAGTGGACAATTATATGGCGGAAATTTATGTACGTTAAATCTACTTCAAGGTACACCGTATATGCCTGATTTATCAAATAGTATTTTATTTGTCGAGGATGATGAACTAGTTAATCCAGAAATATTTGCTCGAGATTTCACCTCATCAGTAATGGCAAACAACACTGCAGGGGTAGCATTATACGAAAAAATGGGATTTGAAATTGAGGGGACTAAAAGACATTCCTTATATGTTGATGGGGAATACATGGACGAATATTACATGTCGAAATTATTGTAA
- a CDS encoding S66 family peptidase — protein sequence MNPIRNSSSINIGIFSPSSPASVSALSRYKRAKAFLEQRNINLIEGGLTGKSDIYRSGTPKERAEELNELLRNPNVHIIMSTIGGTNSNSVLPYIDYEAFQNNPKIVVGYSDATTILLALYAKTGITTFYGPALVPSFGEFEPLVNDTYQFFENYFFKSQALPYEIPMPTYWSDEPVNWLEKTVEKKLYKNEWVTVREGVAEGRLIGGNVNAMYGFIGTPYFPNIKNGDILLIEDCGKNTAIVEKNFAMLKLHGVFEKISGIILGKHECYDDLETGRIPYEVLLEQLDGIDIPILAEFDICHTHPMHPIAIGKQVRLDATAKKVYCIENWL from the coding sequence ATGAATCCAATAAGAAACAGTAGTAGTATAAATATTGGTATTTTTTCACCATCATCGCCAGCATCTGTCAGTGCACTTTCCCGATATAAGCGTGCAAAAGCTTTTCTTGAACAAAGAAATATAAACTTAATTGAAGGAGGTCTAACTGGTAAATCTGATATTTATCGCTCTGGCACTCCAAAAGAGCGTGCTGAAGAATTAAATGAATTACTACGAAATCCAAACGTCCACATCATAATGTCGACAATCGGTGGTACAAATTCAAATAGTGTGCTGCCGTATATCGACTATGAGGCGTTTCAAAACAATCCAAAAATCGTTGTTGGTTATTCTGATGCAACGACAATTTTACTTGCACTTTACGCAAAAACGGGAATTACAACTTTCTATGGTCCAGCTTTAGTTCCTTCCTTTGGTGAGTTTGAGCCATTAGTTAATGATACATATCAATTCTTCGAGAACTACTTCTTTAAATCACAAGCATTACCTTACGAAATTCCGATGCCTACTTATTGGTCAGATGAACCTGTCAATTGGCTAGAAAAAACGGTAGAAAAAAAGTTATATAAGAATGAATGGGTGACGGTTCGAGAAGGAGTTGCTGAAGGTAGGTTAATTGGCGGCAATGTAAATGCTATGTATGGATTCATTGGTACACCTTATTTTCCGAATATTAAAAATGGAGATATCTTATTAATTGAAGATTGCGGTAAAAATACAGCTATCGTTGAGAAAAATTTTGCGATGCTGAAATTACACGGAGTATTTGAAAAAATAAGTGGCATTATTTTAGGTAAGCATGAATGTTATGATGACTTAGAAACAGGGCGTATACCATATGAAGTTCTGCTTGAACAGTTAGACGGCATCGATATCCCAATCTTAGCAGAATTTGATATATGTCATACACATCCGATGCATCCAATTGCTATAGGAAAACAGGTGAGATTAGATGCAACGGCCAAAAAAGTCTATTGTATCGAGAATTGGTTATAA
- the mprF gene encoding bifunctional lysylphosphatidylglycerol flippase/synthetase MprF → MFNVRKEALLKFLKILFPIALLAIAIYEILQTISGIDVHLLRKEVNELQIWELLFILFITFCAITPMIFYDVILVKILGIKINNRILLNHSFIVNTFSNLIGFGGLVGVFLRNYFYSKYKEDKEYLLKTIASVTLFYLTGISLLVWIMYIFFWDFPLLKEVRWLSIAVILVSLYVPVFIAMHIIRYKKTSSLNPKIALQLIVTSVAEWFAVFLVIWILTFILNIPIELSALIPIFLIASSAGIVSMIPGGVGSFDLVFLWGTQSVGIADEKVLFLLILYRVGYFVLPFLVSSFLFIKEYWKRWNQSWDDLPNVIFQRLSHMLLTILVFISGIVLLLSASVPGVLTRLKIAQEFLSSPIMNVSHQMTVAAGFILLGLCRGIKYKVKRAYQLTIIVLSSSALFSIFKGLDYEEAIFLMIVTGLLIASKKQFYRESYVLTWGIVLFDLAAVTIITVMYLLIGYVNLPTSKIHIPATLQVYIITDYRDLFYSAVIGILIAIVIFYIGYFIRAPKKMEKLLSSEQEDTIKNHLMTYKGTEYSHLIFLHDKFVHWNEKGTVLFSYQIYADKIVVLGDPVGNESDFLSAIQEFLELADKHGYTPVFYEINNKIFSSLHEHGYSFFKLGEEAFVDLEKFTLVGKGMKGSRAIKNKFERENFTLELISPPYSQEVMNELEEVSMKWLQGRAEKGFSLGFFDEHYLNTSKIVVLRGAEEVIGFASIMPMYDNGERISVDLMRFKPGAPSGTMDFIFLSLFEWAKAQGYRVFNMGMSPLSNVGQSRYSFLSEKIAAQIFLHGQHFYHFKGLKNFKLKYADFWEPKYVAYRKKSSLPFTMAQVTLLIGKRRR, encoded by the coding sequence ATGTTTAACGTTCGAAAAGAGGCATTGTTGAAATTTTTGAAAATTCTATTTCCAATAGCACTTTTAGCAATAGCAATTTATGAAATTCTACAAACGATAAGTGGGATAGATGTTCATTTACTTCGCAAAGAAGTGAATGAATTGCAGATATGGGAGCTCTTATTTATTCTTTTTATCACCTTCTGTGCTATTACACCGATGATTTTTTATGATGTTATTTTAGTGAAAATATTGGGAATCAAAATAAATAACCGTATTTTACTGAATCATTCATTTATTGTGAATACCTTCTCAAATCTTATTGGTTTTGGTGGTTTAGTTGGTGTATTTCTGCGTAATTATTTCTATTCGAAATATAAAGAGGATAAGGAATACTTGTTAAAAACCATTGCCTCCGTAACACTCTTTTATTTAACAGGGATTTCTTTGTTAGTTTGGATTATGTATATATTCTTCTGGGACTTCCCATTGCTGAAAGAAGTACGGTGGTTATCGATTGCAGTCATTCTTGTCAGCTTATATGTTCCGGTTTTTATTGCTATGCACATCATTCGCTATAAAAAAACGAGTTCTTTAAATCCAAAGATAGCTCTTCAATTGATAGTAACTTCAGTAGCTGAATGGTTTGCGGTCTTTTTAGTTATCTGGATATTAACTTTTATTTTGAATATACCGATAGAATTATCCGCATTAATTCCAATATTTTTAATTGCTTCCAGTGCGGGAATAGTCAGTATGATACCTGGTGGAGTTGGCTCATTTGACCTTGTTTTTTTGTGGGGGACTCAAAGTGTAGGAATCGCTGATGAAAAAGTGCTGTTTCTATTAATTTTGTACCGGGTTGGTTACTTTGTGCTTCCATTTTTGGTTTCCTCTTTCTTATTTATAAAAGAATATTGGAAACGTTGGAATCAATCATGGGATGACTTGCCAAATGTTATTTTCCAGAGGCTTAGTCACATGTTGCTAACAATATTGGTTTTTATCTCTGGCATTGTGTTATTACTATCTGCGTCGGTGCCAGGTGTTTTAACTCGATTAAAAATAGCTCAGGAATTTTTATCCTCGCCAATCATGAATGTCTCTCATCAAATGACTGTTGCAGCAGGCTTTATTCTCTTAGGATTATGTAGGGGGATTAAATATAAAGTAAAAAGGGCATATCAGCTTACCATCATTGTACTCAGTAGTTCCGCTCTGTTTTCTATATTTAAGGGCCTTGACTATGAAGAAGCTATTTTTTTAATGATTGTCACAGGGTTGTTAATTGCGTCAAAAAAACAATTTTACCGTGAAAGTTATGTTTTGACATGGGGAATAGTCTTATTTGACCTTGCTGCAGTGACAATCATTACAGTGATGTATTTATTAATTGGTTATGTGAACTTACCTACTTCCAAAATTCATATTCCAGCTACTCTACAGGTCTATATCATTACAGATTACCGAGATCTATTTTATAGTGCTGTAATTGGCATCCTAATAGCAATTGTCATTTTTTATATAGGTTATTTTATCCGTGCACCTAAGAAAATGGAAAAGCTTTTGTCTAGTGAGCAAGAAGATACAATCAAAAATCATTTGATGACCTATAAAGGGACGGAGTATTCACACTTGATTTTTTTACATGACAAATTTGTCCACTGGAATGAAAAAGGTACAGTTTTATTTTCTTATCAAATATATGCTGATAAAATCGTTGTACTTGGAGATCCAGTAGGGAATGAATCTGATTTTTTATCTGCTATTCAGGAGTTTTTGGAATTGGCGGATAAGCATGGTTATACACCAGTCTTTTATGAAATTAACAATAAAATTTTTTCTTCTCTACATGAGCATGGTTATAGTTTTTTTAAGCTTGGTGAGGAAGCTTTTGTAGATTTAGAAAAATTTACACTTGTCGGTAAGGGGATGAAGGGGAGCCGAGCGATAAAAAATAAATTTGAACGAGAAAATTTTACATTGGAATTAATAAGCCCACCTTACTCACAGGAAGTAATGAATGAGTTGGAAGAAGTATCAATGAAATGGTTGCAGGGAAGGGCAGAAAAAGGCTTTTCTCTTGGCTTTTTTGATGAACACTATTTAAACACTTCCAAGATTGTCGTTTTACGTGGAGCAGAAGAAGTTATTGGATTTGCCAGTATCATGCCAATGTACGATAATGGCGAAAGAATCTCAGTAGACCTCATGCGTTTTAAACCGGGAGCACCATCTGGAACGATGGATTTCATTTTTCTATCGCTATTTGAATGGGCAAAAGCACAAGGCTATCGTGTTTTTAATATGGGGATGTCGCCATTGTCAAATGTCGGACAATCTAGGTATTCCTTTTTAAGTGAAAAAATTGCAGCACAAATATTTTTACATGGGCAGCACTTCTACCATTTTAAAGGATTAAAAAACTTCAAATTAAAATATGCAGATTTTTGGGAGCCAAAGTATGTAGCGTATCGAAAAAAATCTTCATTACCATTTACAATGGCACAAGTCACGCTATTAATTGGTAAAAGGAGGAGATAG